The DNA region CCATCAGATTTTAATCATGGCTCTGGCTAAACAAGAATTCAAGACAGCTAATCTATGTATGCATGTCTTCAGAGATACGATGTCTTCCGTTTTGTCACATGACTTTTTATTCAGTTCTTAGATACTTGGAGATCGGTTATGGTCGTCAAAATTATGGATCTCAATCTGGTTGTTTAGATAATTGCTCAGATTGTGATAGTGGAGCAAGTTTGATGGTTTCTTTGCTAGTGTTTAAatgtattattgtatatatttggTTCAAAGATGAGATGAGTGGTGCCTCTTGGCATGCCAAACAACCTTGAGGAATTGATAAGCCATTTTTCTTATCTCTGTGTGCGTCAGTGATGCCCATCTAGAGCTCTGCTGGTGTGTTCTAGTTTCATTTTCTCGAGCTATGTGGCTCGGTTTGTGTGTATTAACTCATGATATTGTGAAATATTGAACATCAGATGCTGTTGATATGCTTTTTACAGGATCATATCCAATTATATAGGAAATTGATCTTCTCTTCTGTTATAGTGTGTTAACATTATGCTGTTTTCTTTCCAGGGATGATATTGTATTTAAAGATCCAATGAATACTTTTATTGGCATTGAGAACTATAAATCAATTTTCTGGGCTTTGAGATTCCACGGCAGAATATTTTTCAGGGCATTGTGGCTTGACATTGTCAGTGTTTGGCAACCTATGGAGAATATCATAATGGTTCGTTGGACTGTCCATGGCATCCCACGAGTTCCTTGGGAGAGTCATGGTCGATTTGATGGCGCTTCCGAGTACAAACTTGACAAGAACGGGAAGATCTTTGAGCACCGTGTTGACAACATTGCACTCAATTCACCACCAAAGTTCCGTGTACTTGCTGTGCAAGAATTAATCCAATCAATCAGTTGCCCCTCAACCCCAAAACCTACCTATTTCGAAATTTCATCTTTTGATAGAAATTAGAGTTTTCTTTCCAGTTTTGACATATGTCATACTACGGTTGAGTGTTGCTGAGCTTGAAGTCTGATATCATTGCCGGTGTCTGATCACTCATTAGAGAATACTGTATGTAACCTCAGTTGACTCAAGCTCATGTTGAATCGAGTATCATGATAAACATTAGCAAACTTGCACTGTATTAACCTGCTGTTATTAGATTCCATATGCAGACAATATTTGTATAAGAGTAGTGTAAATAATTGTACAGAGGTTGTTTACGTGTAAGCTATACTGCTCATGTACCATGTATTTTGTAAGATATGTATATGCAGTTTTATGTATAATCTGTAAGaagatatatttatgtttttctatttataaacACAGAATAAATGATTGACCTCAATTTTTGGGCTGTAATGGGCTACCCAGAATCATCAACATGACTGTGTTTTGATCTGATTCTGGTGCCACTTCCAGCTCCACTCCGATCAGCAATTCATCATGACCGAAATTTTGCCAAGGCAGCATtgtaaatgaagaaaagagaatGGAGGTTAAATGAAACAAAACTTTTGAGGTCTTTTGGCGAGATCTTGTCCCAGCAATTATTCCTTAGCATGAATTTGTGACTATTTATGATTCCATGATTTAAGCTGTTGGCTATGAAGTAATGCAGCATCCTTcacaattattattttcttctgcCGCCTACCCAGCACTTTCTAGAgctcaagagaaaaaaataaaaaataaacatttgtAGGTATCAAACCCCACATATGTCAAACATGACAAATAACATTCTATAAGTTTAAGAAGTTATAATTTCACCCCTGCAAAAATTTTGGACACCCACCTTTGCTACGGTCGACCGGAATATCCCCTCGCAATCTTCCCCACGCCTCCAACTCAATGGAAGCCGGGAAAGAAGTTGGCAATTCAACTTGAAATCTAATAAACGATTTGATGAGGGGTGGGTTGGGGAGAAAatatttatgtgattttatGGTTAAGTGGGCCCATACTCTGAAGTGGGTGAGATTGGATACAACAAACAGTTGACTAGACTCCATATTAAGGCGATTTGGTCTTTATGAATAAAACATTCCCAAGTGGAAGACTGAAAGCGACTATTGGTGTTAGTTATTTATATCAGATTTCAGAGGCCATCGTCTCTGTGAAGTGGGTACTGTCAACTGCCACAATAGGCACAGACTCCTAATTAAGACATTTCTGTCAAAGAGTCATTTTCCCTTCCTATTAACTTCAGAACTCCAATACAAATATCAGTTGCCACTTCTGAATCGCTCCTGCTTCACTCATTCTTTCTTTTGATTGCATcctcttatttgatttgttcaaCCATCTCACCAAAACCTAATCATATATCAaactattattgttattattattattattattattattatgatatacaTATAAGAGCTGAAATATGGAAGTGCTGGAGCAAACGAGACCGGAGAATCAAGCCATGACGTTCGATGAAGTCTCCATGGAGCGTAGTAAAAGCTTTATCCAAGCTTTGCGGGTAATTCTCAAATcttgtgtatttatttgtataaattttggAAGCTGATCTGATGTtggagttattttttattaattgatttttttttttttttgggtgtttGGTATGGTTGCTGAGGACGCGTTTCTTGTTTTAGTTTACTTTGtttaatgttttgttttgttgccGAGGAATTTTGGtgaaagaaatggaaactttGGAAATTTGTTCCTCATGGTTTTTTTTGGGTGTTAAATTGTCAATTTTGAGAAACTTAGAATTTAAAATTCAGCTCCTTAAGTAGGACCGAAATATAACCCTTTTCAATTAAGAGCATTGAATTACTTCAAAGTGGTCAGTATTTTGCAGGAAGTCATAATGCCTTAAACGCGGTTAAGAAAATATTACCTTGCAAACATACATGGGTCTGTTTGAAGAGTGACCTTTTGCTAAATATCTCCCTCAGGATGAGTGatgatttttttgaataatgaagtaaaatattaaacttagtACGTTTCATCTCTTTCTCCTACTTGCAACCTTTTGATGGCACTAGTTGTCCCGTTATCTTACAGGATTTATGTGCTTATGCTTGCTAAATAGTTTCTTGTCATTTGCTTGTTCATAATTATTGCTTGACTGAATTGAGCATGCCACATGACAGCTGATTTGGGTTTGATAGGTTTGATCCTTATGCTGTTGTCCTTACAGGAGCTCAAGAACTTAAGACCTCAACTTTATTCAGCTGCAGAATATTGTGAAAAGTCTTATCTCCATAGTGAGCAGAAACAGACGTAagggtagggctggattcgagccgagccagctcgagctcgagctcggctcggctcggttcgagcccgaaacgagccgggctcagctcggctcgatcgagctcgagccgagcccgagctggctcgggatattttttaaaaaaattttttatacaaaacggcgtcgttttgattcatatatatatacaaaacgatgtcgttttgatataaaaaacgagccgagccgagccgttaccgagccgaactgaaaacgagccgaactcgagccgagccgaattcggctcgagtcgagctcgagccgaactcgagccggccctcaaaaagccgagctgagcccgagctggctgcgagccgagctcggctcggctcgaatccagccctacgtAAGGGTACCAGTTCATCCTCATTAATTTCCTTGATGTAGTTGCTGCATATTGTCAAGTTAGTCTAAATGCATATATATTGCCACATTGTAGTGCTGTGAAAGCAGGGTATCTGATTTGGCTTCACAACCATAAACACAAGATCCAACTGATAACCTTTCCTGAGATTCCTTGTTCATGCTTACTTACCTGAATGAGGGGTACTATCTATGttgcaaataaaaattaatgttattaGAAAAGGATTGGTTTGGTGAAGACACAGTGTTTATAACTGGTTTACAGGATTCCTGCTTCAAGTAGTATGCACAAGGTTTGTATCATTGTCTTCGGTTTGCATGAGGAATTATGTGCTGAATAACATTTAGCATCACCAATAATTTGCATGCTTGTATCTCATCCTGTCGTTATCTGATGCATCCTTTCTCCTCTCCAAGTCAAAGTTATTGTGATATCATGTGTTAGGGTACTGGATAACCTGAAAGATTATACTGTGAGAGCCCTTGTGAATGCTGTTGATCACCTTGGCACTGTGGCTTTCAAGTTAACTGACCTTCTTCAGCAGCAATCATCTGACATCTCGTCTGTGGAGCTACAATTTTCTTGTTTGAACCAGGTAAAAACATTCCCCTTCACTGagtaattatgtttttatataacaGGCCTGAAATGGATTGACCTGAACTGAACCTATGCATTCTGTTCATAATAGCAACTTCTTACATGTCAAACCTACACAAACAAGGAAGGTCTTCGGCAGCAGCAGTTATTAGCCTTCACCCCAAGACACCATAAGCACTATATTTTGCCAAGTAAGATTAGTTATTATTAGCATCATTTAGAAGTGCTAATTTATGTGATGATGTACCTTTATTTCTCTCACAACTTTCTCATTTCTGTCCTCATTTACTTCGACACTTCAAACTAGATTCTATAAACAAGAAGGTACATTTTAGTCCATGTATACAGAATGATGCCAgtcaaattcattttcaaacgCGTCTTCAGCCCTCAGGTATAAGGGTGTTCTGTGAGGATTCTaattatttttagcattttgACTATTTTTCTTATTCAGCTGATAAGTTTTATATCACTTTCTAATTGCATTACATTTTAGGTATCGCTGCTTCAAAAACTCAATCCTGGCATTTAGCCTCTGAAACTAAATCTACCTTGAAGAGGACTCAAAATGCTATGGCAGTGTTAGTATAAAATTATTCCTGATCACAATAATAATGACTTCTTGATTTGCATAAACCATGCTACTGATACTTTTTATGAGGCATTGAAGTTTGTGATGtttgcttattttattttgtagctTTAAAGACCCAAAAGATTCTGGAGTTCTCCATCTTTTGGGTATGTATAACAGAATGCTGCCTCATTCTATTTATTTAATGCTCATAATTTAGCTGTTGGTTTATAATtcattttagagataaaatctgATATTGGAAACTCTTATCGGTGCAGGTGATGAACAGAACATATGGACAAACTCCTCTGCTGTCTCTGCTCAAGTTTCAGGTGTAGATCCTGCATCTAGTGCAGCTGTGCAAACATTCGGTGTCACACAAAGGGTAATGTCAAAATGAACAAGAACACAGACCTACCCAATGCTCTTCTAATTGAGAGGCTTCTCTGTTTATATTTCTTTCCTTGTTCAACATgatgtttgtgtgaattgtttaaaatttcaatgttATAAGCTTTTTGCTGGAGTGACATATGTGTTTATTCATAATACCTTACTCTTCTTTTCCCCCTCGAGTATGTATCTTCAGGGAATTTTGTTTACACATGGGGCTTATAAACAGGATTTGAAGTGAAGTGGATAATGGGAATAAGACTTCAGATCTTTAATATAGGCATAAAGATATGATATGATTGAATCACAATGCCTAAGTGATGAGCTAATAGATTAGTGTCACAATGCATAAGATCTAGACAAACTTGAAGAATAGTATGGTAAAGTTATGTCTGTCAACTACGTGTAGAGCTTTTGCCTTCATTGAGAAGAGGGAACATGATGCACTAAATTTGTCGATTTTCAAATATGATTCAATCACACCCTCAAAGTGGCTTGTGGCAGTTGATTAGTTGAGTTCTGCATGAGTTAATAGGATCACACCATGCACATCTAACTACAGAATTTTGTGTGAATGTGTGCACACTATGCATTTGAGAGACTAATTGTCAATTGCTGTGTTTTAATGGGCAGTATATCATGTGAAAGAATaaaagtattttcaaaattatgttttaatttgttttaaacaaaGTTAGGCTCTTGGTTGACCGGTTTCATTGCTGAACTATGGTTGTCTTTCGATGCTCGAACCCATCATAAAGATGGTTGAGTAAAAGTAGATGCATAACATAAATGTTCTCTCTTACAGGATAGATCAGAGGGCACCAAAGCTTTGACAGCATTTAGGTCATTTGACAACCCAAGGCGCGAAATTGTACGAGCTCCTGCTTGCACCAAAAGTATGCTATCAGCTTTCTTTGGTAAACAGAAAACAGCAAAGCTGAATGCTGGTTATGTCTCATGAATCCTCAAATGAGAGCAAGACTAAGACAACACTTAGTGGAGTTGCCATTAATCATCTCCTGTGCTTGTTGATAATGAATTGCTTATAATCATAGGTTCTTCCACTCCTCCCTTTCTCTCTTGGTGGCTTTATAATTGAGCAAATTATGTATAAACTCTCAGAATGAAGAGGGTTAAGAAAACTGCTCACATAGTTGTAACCTTGGTAAATGATTTGTTGAAATTTAGTTGTGCAGGTCTCTGAACTTTTATCATTGTCATGACATTAATGAAATTGGTATATTTGCTTCTTCCTTTTTCAAATgcgtatttttattttctgttcatAAAATGTAACTGTTTATAAGCCCTCGTGACGATAATACTTTTCAACCaacaaatattacaattagCCACGACCATGGGCAGTACTTGGCGCAGCTTACTACATATTTTTTTCAGATATTATCCCTGTGGGTCTTGCTTTTTCGAGAGGTCTAGCCCGATTTCTAAGACACATCTGATTACAATCTATAGtgtggattcaaatcaaatttacccaTGATTACTTATTTCAGACTCAGTCCAGTTCAGtctaattcgattcaaattcagtGGCAATTCCAGCCAGTTAGTCTGCATAATAATAAAGGCAAAACTAATGTGTATCTCTGTGTCCGACTTTGGATCCGGCTTCATGTCAGACAGAACATGGAAGACCCGACCCTATAACCGATATGAGAACCTATTATCAGAtccaatctcaaactctcattcaAAACTATTGAACTTCCTTGGGTTTTAGATCCCACAAAatctttgtttaaaaaaaaaaaaatctgaaattgATTGTTGAATAGTTGCATCAATGTCTCAGTTCCTTCACCAAAGACCCTTGCACAGTCCCTTATCAAATCCCTACCCAATTTCCCCACGGAATTCAACATCCTTCCAAAGACCATTGTCACTTCTCAATCGAGCAACCCTTCTACTCTTACTCACTCTCTTAGTCTTACTCGGAGTAATCCTTCCATGGATTGGAACTCCTCAATTCGTGTTCCCAAACACCACCTCCTCTCTCGCCAAATGGCGCGATTATACTCTGTCTCAAGCAGTGTCGTTCGTTGCCAGGAACGGGACTGTGATTGTTTGTGCTGTGAGTCAACCTTACTTACCGTCTCTGAATAACTGGTTGATTAGTATTCGCAGGCAAAAGCACCAAGATAAAGTTCTGGTGATTGCAGAGGATTATGCCACTCTTTATAAGGTTAACGAGCAATGGCCTGGCCACGCCGTGCTCGTTCCCCCAGCTCCCGATTCACAAACTGCCCATAAGTTTGGTTCTCAGGTTAACTCTTCTTCTATGGCTGCACTAAAAGACAATTGATTTAAGTTTTTGCTGCATCTTAATCATTTATAACTGTCTGccttaaacattattttatctactGTTGATTTGGCTCTTTATTGGATTGGTTTGTTATTCATCCTGTATTATACAGTTCAGGCAATTGTTGGTTGCTATAATGCTGATAATTAACTTTTCTTATCTGTGTTTTACTGAACTGACATGTCTTTACTTAATTGTTGGTCCTGGGTTTGGTTAGTTAACTGCTTGTTAAATACCGAAATGGTGTTGATTTTGGTTGAACTGTATAGGGATTTTTCAATTTCACGTCCCGAAGGCCTCGTCATCTTCTGCACATATTGGAACTTGGGTATAATGTTATGTACAATGATGTTGACATGGTCTGGCTGGGAGATCCATTCCCATATTTAAAAGGAAGCCATGATGTGTACTTCACCGATGACATGGCAGTGGTATGTGAACTAATGTTACTGCTACCTTTGTATGTTAGTTGCTGGTTAAGATTTGTTTCTATGTCACATTTATAATGGATAGCTCATAACACAGCGTATCATAGTATATAACTTTCTTTGTTACTTgtgttttttctctttgatgAACCAGGTTAAGCCACTTAATCACTCCCATGATCTGCCACCTCCTGGGAAAAAAGGGCGCACTTATATATGTAGCTGCATGATTTTCCTGAGGCCCACTGATGGAGCAAAACTAGTTATGAAGAAATGGATTGAAGAGCTTCAAGCTCAACCATGGTCCAAAGCGAAGAAAGCAAATGATCAGCCTGCCTTTAACTGGGCACTGAATAGAACAGCCGGGCAGGTATGCTCCTTGTGTGTTCTTGGCATGCCTCCTTTGTAGCCTTTACACCTAGAAATTTTGATCGTTTTCAATTTTCATGTTATATGCTTAGTCACCAGGAGGAGAATGTCAACTTTAAGGCCTACAGATGAAAATTAGTTTGTTTCATTCTATAGCAGTTTAGCCTGACTTGTGTGAAGCATACTCAGTGCTTGGCCCATGACATCATCCTCCTCGAGCTGGGATGGAAAAGTGAAATTCACTCTATGCACAATTTGTAGAATTAGCTAAGCTCTGTGATTTTTGTTCTTTGTGTTTATCAAATTATCATTGTAAATTCtttattcttatatttgtaCTTCATATCTGTTTATGTTTACCTGATGAATTAATTGCATCTTTCTGAGCtgaccacttttttttttttttttggataaaatattAGAGAACTGTAaggttttataattaattctaAACCGTAAGGCATACACCATCATGTCCTTCGAAAACCTTGCCAAAAAATCTGCTGTAATTTGGGCCTTAATAATTGAAATGAACTGttagttatatttatttttccagACTTCTGTTGATTAAGCAGGATATTTGGATTAGTTTGTTATACCTGCcaagaaacaaaatattatgGAGCTCATTAAATGCATGATTAATGAGAATTATTACAGGAAACCTTCCAATCCAGCTTTACACTGTTGATATCTACCTGCCAATTCCATCTATTGTGCTTTAGCTtcaaagcttttttttttttttttttgtccattGGTTTTCATTTGTTGTGGAAATCAATTCCATTGCTAATAGCATGTCCTTGTTCTTGAGGAAGTACTATTGTGCGAAATCAATGGGGCTTTGCTTAGTGTACAATTTCATTTTCCTCTGCTATTGACTCATTCAGTGTactcaaaataacaaaaaatgtttAGCTGCTTTCTGATTAACGTTTCAAAAATTATCTTAAGGCATATTATGCTTGGattcatttgatgattatttatATCTGATATTTCTGTAGGTGGATCTGTATCTGCTGCCCCAGGCAGCATTCCCAACTGGAGGACTGTACTTCAAGAACCAGACATGGGTGCAAGAAACTAAAGGAATGCATGTAATCATACATAACAATTATATCACGGGTTTTGATAAAAAGATCAAACGCTTCCGTGATTTTGGTCTCTGGTTGGTAGATGATCACGCCCTGGAGTCACCGTTAGGACGGCTATAACAATGGGGAAACCAAATTATCTGTTTCTGCTGAATGAATAAGCACTATTTGTCAAACTTTGATGGAGTTCAACTTGCCAATGGGCCATCTAATTGTTATGAGCCAGCATCATGGAAATTCAGCGGGAAGCTGCTGGggtttttaattgtatttttggTAGGGTTAAGTTGCAAAAAGTCAGATCATGTGTATTGAAAGAGCTTCTTGTGACAATGGTTGGTGCAATTGTGGTAACTGTAAAAGCACAGCTTCAGAGTCAATCAAGTTGTTAAACCAATCAGATTGTAACCAGGTTGCCCGATTGTCTCATTCCAAGAAGCTATGATGTACTCAATCTCCCTTCAATGTGTAAGAATTGGATGTGAGGAGAAACTGTCCTTGGAATATTTGAGCAGTTGCTGTTTTTGTCTTTTGTATGAAGTCAACTATATGAGATATCCATTACAAACCTACGTTTCTCAGTCACACTcaatacaaaataaacaaaacattcttttatgttcaatttaaattttgttttcctcttcgaaaaaaaaaaaggtttatttTAATAGTACTAACGGTTTATTTTgtggataatattatttattaaattaaaaatagtaaataaaattatatatcaatttgaataaatttgagtttatatttatattggaTATTAAAGGTTAGGggattatttttcactcaaattttagtataaatacaaaaatatatctagaaagtttcaaaaactaatatattcatttatggattaattgttgttaaaattttctattagaattaagggtaaaatcattattttatcaataatattaaaaatatataattttatttcattttttcctctgaattttgaaaactagcatttcagctcagtctaaatttaaaaaaataactccTCCTTCCTCTCCCCCCAAATCCTTAGGATTTACTACAAACTCTAGTGATGGCAACAATAGACGTCAATCGGTTTCGACGTTGATTGGCCTACTGTATGTCTTCCTCTGTTGCCATCGACGAGATTAGACAAAGGCCAATGACAAAAAAACTTCGTTGAATTAGCTCTGGATGGTGAGAATCCTTCgcattttttgttgatttagcTTCAAATTTGGACGGTCATTAACGAAGACCCATTTTTTGGCCATGAATGTCATAAATTCTTATTGTCCAAAGTCAATTCAATAAAACCTCTTACTCTAGCGTTGTCAATAGCAACAAAAGTTCAGAGAAGGCTAATCAATGTCGGAACCAATTGATTATCACCATTGTCGTCATTAGAGTTTACAACAAACCTTaagaatttgaagagaaaaaactattttttaaagttgaaattaaagacaaaatgaaaattattaaaactaaaaaaaaagaggataaaattatatattttttaatattattaataaaataataattaatttataatccaATGCTGACTACAGATACCCCATTTATGCCATCTAATTAATTTGGTACtgtcatatatttttttaattgaaaaatctggtatttattttatggtttatatttttataatacatTTTAGTGATAAATAGGTTTTGTAAAATTCAGAAGTTGTTCCTCTTTTGTTTTCAACGACGGCACCTTCCTCCCTTGCTCCAACGCAAaacaaactttttttattataatcgtaataataataataattattattattattgcatgCATGCATCCACTAGTTTAGCTCCACGTGTAAATAAAGTTACTGGTTGTAAAATTAAGTGTGACCGACACTTTGAAAGtttgttgttattttgttaAGAATAATCATGGACCTAAATAGACCAATGGATATACTACAGATATTTTCCATTCACTCCCGCTTGttccttttaaatattttttccactcccaattttgaaatatcacatataaaccctcttcttcctcaactcaaaatcaaatgataatttcacataattttactaatctttGATAAGAGTTCactaatcttttaaaaataactttatctttataGGTGAAGTTTCGAActcttaaatttcaatttttttataatttttaatagtaaaattattaaataattttgagttacgatatatatatatatatatatatatataaaatcttcctaggtaaataagaataataaaaaaattatttagtgataaaaataataatctttctatttaaaGATTAATGTTAACAGGACCCCCTTCGGCAACTTAGGACAGAGACAGACAAGCGAACGACACGTCATTAACTATtcatctccttttctttctctctctccccaCTCTGACCGCTCTTTTACTCCTCagctcttctcttctcttctcttctgtAGCTCTGCTTAAATactcgttttttttttttattattattctcttATTACTTCACTCTTGTTTCTTTCTTGATTTGCATGTGTTTTTAGTGAAAcgtcttctttctttccttttctttctgtAAATTTCGTGGGAATGTAAATGGGTTCTTTAGAAAGTGGGTTCTTTCTATTCAAGAGAGAGAATCTTGGGCGTTCTTCATCGAGAACTGAGAGGCACCCCTTTTTACAGAGACATAGATCGAGATTTTCACGTTTCTTGTTTTTCAAGAAGCTAGATTATTCACAATGGATTTGCATGGTTGCTATATTCTTGatctttgttgttatttttcAGATGTTTTTGCCTGGTTTGATGATGGATATGTCAGAGAATTCATTGCAAGAAACGGATGCAGTCCCTCCAAAtttgatgtttttgaaagagatGGGTCTGTTGGATTTTGGAGAAGATATTACATTTAAGCCCTTAAAGCTGATGGAGAAATTTCAAAGAGAAAATAGAGGGTTTAATTTGACTAATGCTTTCAATAGGA from Mangifera indica cultivar Alphonso chromosome 8, CATAS_Mindica_2.1, whole genome shotgun sequence includes:
- the LOC123223002 gene encoding uncharacterized protein LOC123223002; protein product: MAFLVSSPEIFPKVFFNPNPNSRNCKNLASLGNNEKISSRARVRVSKLDKNVRLYGQFSAPVKPSKEDEEEKQNYYVNMGYAIRNLREEFPALFYRELSFDIYRDDIVFKDPMNTFIGIENYKSIFWALRFHGRIFFRALWLDIVSVWQPMENIIMVRWTVHGIPRVPWESHGRFDGASEYKLDKNGKIFEHRVDNIALNSPPKFRVLAVQELIQSISCPSTPKPTYFEISSFDRN
- the LOC123223001 gene encoding protein ABIL1-like, which translates into the protein MEVLEQTRPENQAMTFDEVSMERSKSFIQALRELKNLRPQLYSAAEYCEKSYLHSEQKQTVLDNLKDYTVRALVNAVDHLGTVAFKLTDLLQQQSSDISSVELQFSCLNQQLLTCQTYTNKEGLRQQQLLAFTPRHHKHYILPNSINKKVHFSPCIQNDASQIHFQTRLQPSGIAASKTQSWHLASETKSTLKRTQNAMAVFKDPKDSGVLHLLGDEQNIWTNSSAVSAQVSGVDPASSAAVQTFGVTQRDRSEGTKALTAFRSFDNPRREIVRAPACTKSMLSAFFGKQKTAKLNAGYVS
- the LOC123223000 gene encoding UDP-D-xylose:L-fucose alpha-1,3-D-xylosyltransferase MGP4-like isoform X1 is translated as MSQFLHQRPLHSPLSNPYPISPRNSTSFQRPLSLLNRATLLLLLTLLVLLGVILPWIGTPQFVFPNTTSSLAKWRDYTLSQAVSFVARNGTVIVCAVSQPYLPSLNNWLISIRRQKHQDKVLVIAEDYATLYKVNEQWPGHAVLVPPAPDSQTAHKFGSQGFFNFTSRRPRHLLHILELGYNVMYNDVDMVWLGDPFPYLKGSHDVYFTDDMAVVKPLNHSHDLPPPGKKGRTYICSCMIFLRPTDGAKLVMKKWIEELQAQPWSKAKKANDQPAFNWALNRTAGQVDLYLLPQAAFPTGGLYFKNQTWVQETKGMHVIIHNNYITGFDKKIKRFRDFGLWLVDDHALESPLGRL
- the LOC123223000 gene encoding UDP-D-xylose:L-fucose alpha-1,3-D-xylosyltransferase MGP4-like isoform X2, which produces MSQFLHQRPLHSPLSNPYPISPRNSTSFQRPLSLLNRATLLLLLTLLVLLGVILPWIGTPQFVFPNTTSSLAKWRDYTLSQAVSFVARNGTVIVCAVSQPYLPSLNNWLISIRRQKHQDKVLVIAEDYATLYKVNEQWPGHAVLVPPAPDSQTAHKFGSQGFFNFTSRRPRHLLHILELGYNVMYNDVDMVWLGDPFPYLKGSHDVYFTDDMAVVKPLNHSHDLPPPGKKGRTYICSCMIFLRPTDGAKLVMKKWIEELQAQPWSKAKKANDQPAFNWALNRTAGQSPGGECQL